A portion of the bacterium genome contains these proteins:
- the modA gene encoding molybdate ABC transporter substrate-binding protein, with product MALFLAASGYAAPASRSWLTVYAASSLQGALPEIGALHERATGVRTEFVFASSGALARKISAGGPADLYVSAHREWTAFLEKKGTIVPGSLRPIARNTLVCVLPRGEMSPVAGPADLLRIPRIAIGDPAHVPAGRYAVSALRAAGLWTRLEKTGKIVFARDVRSALAFAERGAVSAAIVYATDARASRKVRIAFVFPESSHPPIAYYAARVAGSRNGKDAAVFFRFLSQDDAKAVFRKRGFLVPSSMQVKP from the coding sequence TGTACGCGGCCTCGAGCCTTCAGGGCGCGCTCCCGGAGATCGGCGCCCTGCACGAGCGCGCCACCGGGGTTCGAACAGAGTTCGTTTTCGCCTCCTCGGGGGCGCTCGCCCGGAAGATTTCGGCCGGAGGCCCTGCCGATCTGTACGTGTCGGCCCACCGCGAGTGGACGGCGTTCCTGGAAAAGAAAGGCACCATTGTCCCCGGATCGCTCCGCCCCATCGCGCGCAACACCCTGGTCTGCGTTCTTCCCCGCGGAGAAATGAGTCCGGTCGCGGGACCGGCCGATCTGCTGCGCATCCCCCGGATCGCCATCGGCGACCCCGCCCATGTGCCGGCGGGAAGGTACGCGGTGTCCGCGCTCCGGGCGGCGGGCCTGTGGACGCGTCTCGAAAAAACGGGGAAGATCGTTTTCGCGAGGGATGTCCGCTCGGCGCTCGCCTTTGCCGAACGCGGCGCCGTCTCCGCGGCGATTGTCTACGCGACGGACGCCCGCGCGTCCCGGAAGGTGCGGATCGCTTTTGTTTTCCCGGAAAGCTCGCATCCCCCGATCGCCTACTACGCTGCGCGGGTTGCGGGGAGCCGGAATGGGAAAGATGCGGCTGTTTTTTTTCGTTTTCTTTCGCAGGATGACGCCAAAGCCGTTTTCCGCAAACGCGGTTTTCTTGTCCCCTCATCCATGCAGGTGAAGCCATGA